A genomic stretch from Erigeron canadensis isolate Cc75 chromosome 9, C_canadensis_v1, whole genome shotgun sequence includes:
- the LOC122582919 gene encoding delta(12) fatty acid desaturase FAD2, with protein MGAGGRMSDPANGGKKTESETIQRVPYQKPPFTVGDLKKAIPPHCFNRSVIRSFSYVFYDLTIAFVLYYLANNYIQFLPSPLAYVAWPVYWAVQGCVLTGVWVIAHECGHHAFSDHQWLDDTVGLILHSALLVPYFSWKYSHRRHHSNTGSIEHDEVFVPKLKSGVRSSARYLNNPPGRILTLLVTLTLGWPLYLMFNVSGRYYDRFACHFDPNSPIYSNRERAQIFISDVGILTVFFVLFRLALAKGLTWVISMYAGPLLVVNGFLVLITFLQHTHPSLPHYDNTEWDWLRGALATVDRDYGILNKVFHNITDTHVTHHLFSTMPHYHAMEATKAIKPILGEYYQFDGTSVFKAMYRETKECIYVDKDEEVKDGVYWYSNKI; from the coding sequence ATGGGTGCAGGTGGGCGAATGTCGGATCCAGCAAATGGTGGAAAGAAAACCGAGAGTGAAACGATCCAACGAGTCCCTTACCAAAAACCACCATTCACAGTCGGAGATCTCAAGAAAGCTATTCCACCACATTGTTTTAATCGATCCGTTATCCGTTCCTTTTCTTATGTATTTTACGACCTCACAATTGCTTTCGTTTTGTATTACCTAGCTAATAATTACATCCAATTCCTTCCTAGCCCGCTTGCCTATGTGGCATGGCCCGTATATTGGGCCGTGCAAGGGTGTGTCTTGACTGGTGTTTGGGTCATAGCCCATGAATGTGGCCATCACGCCTTTAGCGACCACCAATGGCTTGATGACACCGTGGGCCTTATTTTACATTCGGCCCTCCTTGTCCCCTACTTCTCTTGGAAATATAGTCACCGCCGCCATCACTCCAACACCGGCTCAATTGAACACGATGAAGTTTTTGTCCCAAAGTTGAAATCTGGTGTCCGGTCATCCGCTCGATACCTAAACAACCCACCAGGGCGGATCCTCACCCTTCTTGTCACCCTCACCCTCGGCTGGCCTTTGTACCTCATGTTCAATGTTTCTGGCCGATACTATGACAGATTTGCATGCCATTTCGACCCAAACAGTCCCATTTACTCCAACCGTGAACGAGCCCAAATATTTATTTCCGATGTCGGTATTTTAACTGTTTTTTTCGTCCTCTTCCGTCTTGCACTAGCTAAAGGACTTACATGGGTCATATCCATGTACGCCGGACCGTTACTTGTAGTAAACGGGTTCTTAGTCCTTATCACATTCTTGCAGCACACACACCCGTCATTGCCTCACTACGACAACACTGAATGGGACTGGTTAAGAGGTGCTCTAGCCACAGTGGACCGAGACTATGGAATCTTGAACAAGGTGTTCCATAACATCACTGACACTCATGTGACACACCATTTGTTCTCCACAATGCCTCATTATCATGCCATGGAAGCCACAAAGGCAATCAAGCCGATTTTGGGAGAATATTATCAATTCGACGGAACATCTGTTTTTAAGGCAATGTACAGGGAAACAAAGGAGTGCATCTATGTTGACAAAGACGAGGAGGTTAAGGACGGAGTCTACTGGTACAGTAATAAGATCTGA